Genomic segment of Geminocystis herdmanii PCC 6308:
GTTTATATTCGACTAACGGGTCTTTTTGTCCATAACCTCGTAATCCTACGGATTCTCGTAGTGCGTCCATTGCTTGTAAATGTTCGCGCCAGAGGGTGTCAATTTGTTGGAGGATAAAGAATCTTTCTGCTTGACGCATGAGGCTAGGTTGTATTTGCTCAATTTGATTTTCTTTTAAATCATAGGCTTTATGGACTTCCTCATGTAAAAATGTTTTCATTTCTGTTACTGTCATGTCTTCTAAGTCTTTGACGGTGACATCTTCGAGGAGGTAAATAAATTCTTTGGCTTTACTGATTAATCCTTCTAAATTCCACTCGTCTGGGGGTAATTCGGGGTTAACGTACGCCATAACAATTTCATCCATCGTTTGAGTAGCGTATTGTAAGACTTGCTCTTTTAACTCTCTTCCTTCTAAGACTCGACGACGTTCAGCATATATAGCACGACGTTGGTTATTCATTACTTCGTCATACTCGAAAACGCTTTTACGAGCATCATAGTAGAAGGTTTCGACTTTTTTCTGAGCTCCTTCTAAGCTACGGGTTAACATCCCTGATTCGATGGGCATATCTTCTTCGACTCGAAAGGCATTCATTAATCCTGCGACTCTGTCGCCTCCGAAAATCCGCAGTAAATTGTCTTCTAGGCTTAAAAAGAAGCGGGTTGAACCGGGATCACCTTGTCGCCCTGCTCTACCTCTTAATTGGTTGTCTATGCGTCTTGATTCGTGTCTTTCTGTACCGATGACGTGTAAACCGCCTTTTTCGACTACTAATTTATGTTCTTCGTCTGTAAGAGAATCATAATCTTGTCGGATCGATCGATATACTTCTCTGAGTTTAATAATAACAGGATCATTAGTAGGAGCTTTTTCGGCGGCTACGGCAATTTTTTCTTCTGCGTCTAATTCTGATAAACTTTGTAGCCCGTAGGTTTCAACAGCAAATTTTACGGCTTCTTTGAGTTTATTTTCAGTGTCAGGGGATAGTTGACAGGGGAAAATATCGGAGGAGGGTTTCCAGTTTTTGACTTTTTTGCCGTTACTATTTGCCCCAAAACCTTCCCCCTTAGCCCTTTTATTCATGTCAATACCGGGTACACTTACCATTAATTGATCATTTTCGGGCATGACGATGCTCGGCATTAAGTATTCCCGAATTTTTAGCCTTGCCATGTAGTCGGAGTTACCACCAAGAATGATGTCTGTACCACGTCCAGCCATATTAGTTGCGATCGTAATTGCTCCTTTTCTTCCTGCTTGGGCGACAATTTCCGATTCCCTTTCTACGTTTTCTGGGCGCGCATTAAGAATTTGATGGGGTACTTTTTTATCTGCTAACAATTTAGCTAACAATTCCGATTTCTCTACACTGGTAGTTCCAATAAGTACAGGTCGATCGGTTTCGTGCATTTCCTGACATTCTTCGGCAATGGCTTTCCATTTAGCTATCTCAGTTTTATAGACTACGTCGGGTAAATCCGCTCGATCGGACGGGCGATTAGTGGGTATAATGGTTACTTCAAGTTTATATACTTTCTCAAATTCTGTTTCTTCGGTTTTCGCCGTTCCCGTCATCCCTGATAGTTTAGGATAGAGTAGAAAAAAGTTTTGGTAGGTGATACTCGCTAAAGTTTGTGTTTCTCTTTGTATTTCTACGTTTTCTTTAGCCTCGATCGCCTGATGTAAGCCGTCACTCCATCTTCTTCCTGCTAAAACCCTTCCTGTAAACTCGTCAACGATAACAACTTCATTGTTGCGCACAATATAGTTAACATCCCCAGTGAATAATTCTTTAGCTTTAATGGCGTTAAAGATATAATGAGCCCAAGGATTTTCTTGATCATATAAATCCTTAACCCCTAACAATTCTTCAGCTTTACCAAAACCTTCATCGGTTAAAAGTACGCTTCTGGCTTTCTCATCAACCTCATAATGTCCGCCGTCTCCTTCCTCTACTTGTTTAATCAATAATTGAGCGATTCTCGCCGCCTCCATATATTTTTCCATAGGGCGCTCCACTTGCCCTGATATAATTAAGGGAGTACGCGCTTCATCCACTAAAATTGAGTCAACTTCGTCAATGATGCAATAATTAGGCACTCTTTGCACCACTTCGGATATATCCGTCGCCATGTTATCCCGTAGATAGTCAAAACCTAACTCGCTGTTGGTGGCATAGGTAATATCAGCGTTATAGGCTTTTTGTCTTTCAGGAGAAGTCATGCCACTTTGAATTAAGCCCACATTCAAGCCCAAAAAGCGATGAATCTGCCCCATCCATTCCGCATCACGACGGGCGAGATAATCGTTAACGGTGACAACATGAACTCCTTTTCCTGTTAAACCGTTAAGATAGGCGGGGAGAGTCGCCACGAGGGTTTTTCCTTCCCCTGTTTTCATCTCGGCAATTTTCCCAGTATGTAAAACAATTCCCCCTAACATCTGTACATCATAATGGCGCATTCCTAAAACTCTTATTCCTGCTTCTCTGACTAAGGCAAAGGCATCCACGAGAATTTCATCTAAAATAATATCTCTTTCTTCACGATTTTTGGCTTTGGCTAACATCTCTTTAAAAGATGCGGTTTTTGCCCTCATTTCGTCATCTGTAAGTTTTTTAAAGTCTTCTTCTAAGAGGTTAATTTCGGCGATGAGAGGTTGTAACTTTTTCAGTTTACGAGCGTTTGGATCTCCGAATAGCTTTTTAAACATACCTAGTTTTTATAATTTGTTTCAATATATTAATTAATTTTTCATCATATCATTTCTGAGTTAAGAGGTATTCGGAGAATGCAGAATGGAGAATTGATAATGGAGAATTGATAATGAAGAATTAATAATGGATGATGGAGAAGGGGTTAATCAAAAAACCCGTCGTGTAATGAATTACACGCCTAACGAGATCACGTTCAATAAATTGAACTCATTTTTTTTGTAACAATTAAAGTTACTTATTACTCATTACTCATTTACCAGTGTACTTGACTCAAAATATACTTAAGACAGTCATAGTCATTTTTTAATAAAACGCTTAAAGTACGCCCTGCATTGACTAACCACGATCGATCTCCTCCTCGTAATCCATAAGTTTCTCTTAAGGTGGCAGCGATGAGGGATTCAACGGGGGTATTTTGCACTTGTAATAACACCCTCAAAAAATCAGGATTATTCGTAAATTTAATTATTTCTTCGGCGGTGCAATGAAAGACGGCTTGATGAATTTGAGGGGGGCGAGGGGGTAAGTATTGAAATATGTTACCATTGGAAGGACTATAGGGGTTATTGTCACTGGTGACGGGGGTTTCAAAACCGATAATGACGGCACGAAATTCGGTTTTTAACATAGCGAAAATTTGCGGTTGTTGTTCTTTTAATTCTGCTAAAGTTAAACCTAATGCCCTTGCTCTGTGAACGGAATCGATGGGGGCTGTGGTAACATTGGTGACGAGGGAATAGATTTTGTTGCCTGATTCTTCGTCAAAGGATTTTACCCAACTACCAAAGGGTGGCATGGCGGGAAAATTTAGCTCTTCGGGCTCTAAACATTGGGCTAAAAATTCGATCGTGGAGGTTTCAATTACTTCTCCAATATGGTCAGATTTTCGATCGTCGTTGTTTAATTTTGGTAATGGTAAACGCATAATTTAAGTAATTTTAAATAGGGGAGGTTTTAGGTGTTAGATTTTAGGTTTTAGATTAATATTTGTTCAATTATTTAATTAAATTAATCGAGAAAAAATTAATTATTAACAGCTTTTTATTAATTTTTTACCTAATCCCCAACACTTTATCTTGACTATAGAAGTTACGCAAAATAACTAGGGGTTGCTGAAAAAGTTTTTTGTGGTGGTTGGTGGGCAATGCCCACCCTACTGAAGACAGTGGAAAAAGAAAATATATTGTTTTAATTAATTTAAAATTATATAATAAATTTTATGCTAATATCGCACTTAATCGAGATAAAATTGAGACTAAAATTAACCAAGGAAATAACCACATAAAAAATTCTTTAATTCTTGATTTTAGTCTTTTGGTTAAAGGTTTTACTTCTTGATAAATAAATTCTCGATAATAATAATTAAGTCCATATAGCAATCAGGAATCATTTGTGAGAAATAAATTATTAGAAAAAATATCGAAGATACGACTAATCTTGCCTTTTGCCTTTTGCCTCTTGCCTTTGATGATAAGATAATTTTCACAACTCATAACTGACTGCTATAGGTGAAGAATAACACAAATACTTTACCGATAAAATCATAGTATGAATCTATATTAGAATAATAAACAAAGAGTGTTTCTATAATTATTCCTGCTAAAAAAAAACAAGCTAATGGTAAATTAAATACCATAGGAATAAATATCAATTCAGGTTGAATAAAGATACTAATAGCATAGATCATCATCCAGAAGATAAACCATAATAAACCGATAATAAAATGTCTAATTCCTTTCTTTTTTGCATCAATAAAAAATCTCTTTATTAAATTATCTGAGGGTTTATAATATTTCATTTAATTGGTTTTAATAACATATATGGTGATTCGGGAATTTCTATGTAATTCCAACAATTACCGATCGAACCTACATCTTTCAGATTTTCTTTTTTCTGGCAATAATGATTTTTGTCAGAAATTAAATCTAGTTGGGCTAAATTTTGCTTATTTATTAATAAGTATGATGAAGTATCTTTCAATTCTTGTATTTTTTCTAGGTTAACAGGAATGACTCGTCTTTCACTATAAAAGTTCATGGAAGGTCGATCGTAATCAAAAAAAATATAAACTTGTTCTTGGGGGGGAATTTCTTGTTTAACAATTTGGGCAATAGGTTTAACCGCATAGGCTTCGTTTAATTCCCATAGCCAAAAATTAGAACTAAAAAACACCATCAATGACACATACATTCCCCAAAATAAAACACCGATAAATTGTATATCTTTTTTGAGCAGTAAAATTGTGGTGATAAAAAATGTAACTGCTAATAAAGCTAAAAGAGTTAAAAAATGTTGGTTGTCAGGTTGGGTTAACAGAAAATAGCAAAATCCTGCGGTGACGGCAAAGGAAAGAAAACCAAATAA
This window contains:
- a CDS encoding HAS-barrel domain-containing protein, producing MRLPLPKLNNDDRKSDHIGEVIETSTIEFLAQCLEPEELNFPAMPPFGSWVKSFDEESGNKIYSLVTNVTTAPIDSVHRARALGLTLAELKEQQPQIFAMLKTEFRAVIIGFETPVTSDNNPYSPSNGNIFQYLPPRPPQIHQAVFHCTAEEIIKFTNNPDFLRVLLQVQNTPVESLIAATLRETYGLRGGDRSWLVNAGRTLSVLLKNDYDCLKYILSQVHW
- the secA gene encoding preprotein translocase subunit SecA, whose translation is MFKKLFGDPNARKLKKLQPLIAEINLLEEDFKKLTDDEMRAKTASFKEMLAKAKNREERDIILDEILVDAFALVREAGIRVLGMRHYDVQMLGGIVLHTGKIAEMKTGEGKTLVATLPAYLNGLTGKGVHVVTVNDYLARRDAEWMGQIHRFLGLNVGLIQSGMTSPERQKAYNADITYATNSELGFDYLRDNMATDISEVVQRVPNYCIIDEVDSILVDEARTPLIISGQVERPMEKYMEAARIAQLLIKQVEEGDGGHYEVDEKARSVLLTDEGFGKAEELLGVKDLYDQENPWAHYIFNAIKAKELFTGDVNYIVRNNEVVIVDEFTGRVLAGRRWSDGLHQAIEAKENVEIQRETQTLASITYQNFFLLYPKLSGMTGTAKTEETEFEKVYKLEVTIIPTNRPSDRADLPDVVYKTEIAKWKAIAEECQEMHETDRPVLIGTTSVEKSELLAKLLADKKVPHQILNARPENVERESEIVAQAGRKGAITIATNMAGRGTDIILGGNSDYMARLKIREYLMPSIVMPENDQLMVSVPGIDMNKRAKGEGFGANSNGKKVKNWKPSSDIFPCQLSPDTENKLKEAVKFAVETYGLQSLSELDAEEKIAVAAEKAPTNDPVIIKLREVYRSIRQDYDSLTDEEHKLVVEKGGLHVIGTERHESRRIDNQLRGRAGRQGDPGSTRFFLSLEDNLLRIFGGDRVAGLMNAFRVEEDMPIESGMLTRSLEGAQKKVETFYYDARKSVFEYDEVMNNQRRAIYAERRRVLEGRELKEQVLQYATQTMDEIVMAYVNPELPPDEWNLEGLISKAKEFIYLLEDVTVKDLEDMTVTEMKTFLHEEVHKAYDLKENQIEQIQPSLMRQAERFFILQQIDTLWREHLQAMDALRESVGLRGYGQKDPLVEYKQEGYEMFLEMMIDIRRNVVYSLFQFQPQAQPQAV